The Candidatus Rubrimentiphilum sp. genome includes a window with the following:
- a CDS encoding 2,3,4,5-tetrahydropyridine-2,6-dicarboxylate N-succinyltransferase, which translates to MDAAELQGEIEALAAEPDRVKGRPGKPIDAVIKALDQGKLRVCEPAAGEWVTHAWIKTAILLYFRRRKSEWIGFGPSFYDKIPAKANYKKLGVRCVPPAVARYGSFLGRDVILMPSFVNIGAYVDEGTMVDTWATVGSCAQIGKNVHLSGGVGIGGVLEPPQAQPVIVEDGAFIGSRCIVVESVIVEREAVLGAGVVITASTPIIDVRGSQSVTIKGRVPSRAVVIPGSIPKDFPAGTFGAPCALIIGTRNDSTDRKTSLESALRDYEVAV; encoded by the coding sequence ATGGATGCAGCCGAACTCCAGGGCGAAATCGAAGCGCTGGCCGCCGAACCGGATCGCGTCAAAGGGCGGCCGGGCAAGCCGATCGACGCGGTGATCAAGGCGCTCGATCAGGGCAAGCTGCGTGTCTGTGAACCGGCAGCCGGGGAATGGGTAACGCACGCCTGGATAAAGACGGCCATCCTGTTGTATTTTCGTAGGCGGAAATCCGAGTGGATCGGATTCGGTCCGAGTTTCTACGATAAGATTCCCGCGAAGGCCAACTACAAGAAGCTCGGCGTGCGCTGTGTGCCGCCGGCCGTGGCGCGCTACGGAAGCTTCCTGGGCCGCGACGTTATTCTGATGCCGAGTTTCGTCAACATCGGGGCGTACGTGGACGAAGGGACAATGGTCGATACCTGGGCGACCGTCGGTTCGTGCGCTCAGATCGGTAAGAACGTTCATCTTTCCGGCGGCGTTGGTATCGGCGGCGTGCTCGAGCCGCCGCAAGCTCAGCCGGTAATCGTCGAAGACGGCGCCTTCATCGGATCGCGCTGCATCGTGGTGGAAAGCGTTATCGTCGAACGCGAAGCTGTGCTTGGTGCCGGCGTTGTTATTACGGCGAGCACGCCGATTATCGATGTGCGCGGCAGCCAATCCGTTACGATCAAGGGCCGCGTGCCTTCACGCGCGGTTGTTATTCCGGGTTCGATTCCGAAGGACTTTCCCGCCGGAACTTTCGGGGCGCCGTGCGCACTCATTATCGGCACACGCAACGATTCTACCGATCGTAAGACGTCGCTCGAGTCGGCGCTTCGCGATTACGAAGTCGCGGTCTAG
- the tkt gene encoding transketolase translates to MPNSREDEQRINAIRFLSVDAVQKANSGHPGMPLGAAATAYTLWTKHLRFNPKDPSWLNRDRFILSAGHGSMLLYSLLYLTGYDLSLDQIKRFRQLGSKTPGHPEAHHAPGIEVTTGPLGQGFGNSVGFAIAEAHMGAVYNRDQHIIDHYTYVMCSDGDMMEGVASEAASMGGHLQLGKLIALYDDNKVSLAAATDVCFTEDVAARFDAYGWHTQYIDLEYGNDVATIDEAIANAKSITDKPSMIVVRTHIGYGSPKQDSFKSHGEPLGPDDVKRTKENLGWPVEPDFYVPDDVLKFYRDLGARGADLQAQWQRTFDEWKSDNPDLAAQLGRTLHNQPPQQIPWPTIDKQNGDNVATRDTGGLVMNAIAQAVPELVGGSADLDPSTKTYLKDCGDFQPDQYAGRNIHYGVREHAMGAINNGIALHGGLLPFGATFLNFLDYMKGAVRLAALNSIRCYYVFTHDSVFLGEDGPTHQPIEHLAHMRAVPNLKVIRPADSLETLAAWKVMIAAGDGPWALILTRQKLPYLGDRNAEVARGAYILSDTEATPDLILIATGSEVSLAAAAAKLLNDRGMRTRVVSMPCWELFEAQPQSYRDEILPPDVAARMSIEAAATFGWERWTGSRGFTFGIDHFGTSAPAADIAKEYGFTPEHIADVAAQHFATVRG, encoded by the coding sequence ATGCCCAACTCACGCGAGGACGAGCAGCGTATTAACGCGATCCGTTTTCTGTCGGTGGACGCCGTTCAGAAAGCCAACTCCGGCCACCCCGGCATGCCGCTGGGCGCCGCTGCCACCGCCTATACGCTGTGGACCAAACACCTGCGGTTCAATCCCAAGGATCCGTCGTGGCTGAACCGCGACCGCTTCATCCTAAGTGCCGGGCACGGCTCGATGCTGCTGTACTCGTTGCTGTACCTCACCGGTTACGATCTCTCGTTGGATCAAATTAAGCGCTTCCGGCAGCTGGGCAGCAAGACGCCGGGCCATCCCGAGGCGCATCACGCTCCCGGCATCGAGGTAACGACCGGGCCGCTGGGCCAAGGTTTTGGGAACTCTGTTGGCTTTGCGATCGCCGAAGCGCACATGGGAGCCGTCTACAATCGCGACCAGCACATCATCGATCACTATACGTATGTGATGTGCAGCGACGGCGACATGATGGAAGGCGTCGCTTCGGAAGCCGCGTCGATGGGCGGGCATTTGCAGCTTGGAAAACTCATCGCGCTTTACGACGACAACAAAGTCTCGCTGGCCGCCGCGACGGATGTCTGTTTCACCGAAGACGTCGCCGCCCGCTTCGACGCCTACGGCTGGCATACGCAATACATCGATCTGGAATACGGAAACGACGTCGCAACCATCGATGAGGCAATCGCCAACGCAAAGAGCATTACGGACAAGCCTTCGATGATCGTCGTACGCACCCACATCGGTTATGGATCGCCCAAACAAGATTCGTTCAAATCACACGGCGAGCCGCTGGGCCCCGACGATGTCAAGCGCACGAAAGAAAACTTGGGCTGGCCGGTTGAGCCCGACTTTTACGTTCCCGACGACGTTCTGAAATTCTACCGCGATCTCGGCGCGCGCGGCGCCGACTTGCAAGCGCAATGGCAGCGCACCTTCGACGAGTGGAAATCGGACAATCCCGATCTGGCGGCGCAGCTCGGCCGCACGCTGCACAATCAGCCGCCGCAGCAGATTCCGTGGCCCACTATCGACAAACAAAACGGCGACAATGTCGCGACACGCGACACCGGCGGCCTGGTCATGAACGCCATCGCGCAGGCCGTGCCGGAGCTCGTGGGCGGCTCCGCGGATTTGGATCCGTCCACCAAGACGTACCTGAAAGACTGCGGCGATTTTCAACCCGACCAATACGCCGGGCGAAACATTCACTACGGCGTGCGCGAACACGCGATGGGCGCGATCAACAACGGAATCGCTCTGCATGGCGGGCTGCTGCCCTTCGGCGCCACTTTCTTGAACTTCTTGGATTATATGAAGGGCGCGGTCAGGCTTGCCGCGCTCAACTCGATTCGTTGTTACTACGTCTTCACGCACGACTCGGTGTTCTTGGGCGAGGATGGCCCGACGCACCAACCGATCGAGCATCTCGCGCATATGCGTGCCGTGCCGAATCTCAAGGTTATCCGCCCGGCCGACTCGCTCGAGACGCTGGCGGCATGGAAGGTAATGATCGCCGCCGGCGACGGACCGTGGGCCCTCATTCTGACCCGACAAAAACTTCCGTACTTAGGGGATCGCAATGCCGAGGTCGCGCGCGGCGCCTACATTCTTAGCGATACGGAAGCGACCCCGGATCTGATTTTGATCGCGACCGGCTCCGAGGTCTCACTGGCTGCGGCGGCTGCCAAGCTCCTGAACGATCGCGGAATGCGCACGCGGGTGGTCTCGATGCCCTGCTGGGAACTATTTGAAGCGCAGCCGCAGTCGTACCGGGATGAGATTCTTCCGCCGGATGTCGCGGCGCGCATGTCGATCGAGGCCGCCGCCACATTCGGCTGGGAGCGATGGACCGGTTCGCGCGGATTCACGTTTGGGATCGACCACTTCGGCACGTCCGCCCCGGCGGCCGACATCGCCAAGGAGTACGGATTTACCCCGGAACACATCGCAGACGTAGCGGCGCAACACTTTGCCACGGTACGAGGTTAG
- a CDS encoding bifunctional transaldolase/phosoglucose isomerase, whose translation MSNQLDQLLAAGQSVWLDNLRRGMFASGELQGLIDKGLRGMTSNPTIFEKAIGSGNDYDEQLRSLIGKQHDASALFWDLAVADICSACDLFRPVYDSSNGGDGFVSIEVSPLIAHDTKATVAMAKDLWKRIDRPNLMVKIPATNEGIPAIEECVAEGININVTLVFAIEMYEKAARAYVRGLQRRIKKGQPIDHQTSVNSVFVSRIDTLIDKLLQARIDKGETQLESLLGKSGVANLKLTYQKYLEIFQSEEWAPIKAKGGSEQRPLWASTSTKNPKYPDLMYVEPVVARNTINTMPPQTLDALLDHGKVVPDTILQDVDNARETLKRLADNGISLFDVTYQLQVEGVSAFSDSFAALLGAIVYKQKQLSSGAERVALSLGGGQGAFDSALQTLSDRHFLKKLWAKDPSLWSNDPEHAEIIKHALGWLDVPEHMIESVSNLQSFAKEIAAEFTDVVVLGMGGSSLAPDIMRETFGKVEGYPALHVLDSTDPQQIRELEAAITIDSTLFIVASKSGTTTEPDAFYRYFCERVTKHVGSGKCGRRFVAITDEGTQLEAEAKAQGFRACFLNDANIGGRYSALSFFGMLPAALAGYDINMLLDRSLGAVHANDKSVASKDAPGARFGAAIGGLATAGRNKLTIVAHPSVRAFGAWAEQLIAESTGKMGKGILPVEGEPLGSPQDYGNDRVFVYVGASLPDQPAEIENKLRALESAGHPVIRLAMNDTYDVGEQFYLWEIATAAAGSILQIDAFDQPNVQESKDNTKALLKQFAASGKFDEPTPAVSTETMDISFLSGSESIHAHDPAAALAGVFGQVGAGDYVAFCAYIARDAKHAQLLEEMRLKVRDARKCATTVGFGPRFLHSTGQEHKGGPPTGVFVQITADSPDDMPIPGMGVSFRTLIAAQALGDLQSLDKRNRRGARIHLKGDVDKGLETLNGLIDDALTAKT comes from the coding sequence ATGAGCAACCAACTTGACCAATTGCTGGCGGCCGGACAAAGCGTCTGGCTCGACAACCTGCGCCGCGGCATGTTCGCCTCAGGCGAACTGCAAGGGCTGATCGACAAAGGCTTGCGCGGGATGACCTCCAACCCGACGATTTTTGAAAAAGCGATCGGCAGCGGCAACGATTACGACGAGCAGCTCCGTTCGCTCATCGGCAAGCAGCACGATGCCAGCGCGCTGTTTTGGGATCTGGCTGTCGCCGATATCTGCAGCGCCTGCGATCTCTTCCGCCCGGTGTACGACAGTTCAAATGGCGGCGACGGCTTCGTCAGTATTGAGGTCTCGCCCCTGATCGCCCACGACACCAAGGCCACCGTCGCGATGGCCAAGGACTTATGGAAGCGGATCGACCGGCCGAATCTGATGGTGAAAATTCCCGCTACGAACGAGGGCATTCCGGCGATCGAAGAGTGCGTGGCGGAAGGCATCAACATCAACGTCACGCTGGTCTTTGCAATCGAAATGTACGAAAAGGCCGCGCGCGCCTACGTGCGCGGACTACAGCGGCGCATCAAGAAAGGTCAGCCGATCGATCACCAAACGTCGGTGAACAGCGTCTTCGTCAGCCGCATCGACACGCTCATCGACAAGCTGTTACAAGCGCGCATCGATAAGGGCGAGACGCAGCTCGAGAGCCTCTTGGGCAAGAGCGGCGTCGCAAACCTCAAGCTCACCTATCAGAAGTATCTGGAGATCTTTCAATCCGAAGAGTGGGCGCCCATTAAAGCCAAGGGCGGATCGGAACAGCGGCCGTTGTGGGCGTCAACGTCAACCAAGAATCCGAAGTATCCGGATCTGATGTACGTCGAGCCGGTGGTCGCGCGCAACACGATCAACACCATGCCGCCGCAGACGCTCGATGCGCTGCTCGATCACGGCAAGGTTGTGCCGGACACGATCCTGCAAGACGTCGACAACGCGCGCGAGACGCTGAAGCGGCTGGCTGACAACGGCATCTCCCTCTTCGACGTCACCTATCAGCTGCAAGTCGAAGGCGTAAGCGCCTTCAGCGACTCGTTCGCCGCGCTGCTCGGAGCGATCGTCTATAAACAAAAACAGTTGAGTTCGGGCGCCGAACGCGTGGCCTTGTCGCTCGGCGGCGGCCAAGGCGCGTTCGACAGCGCGTTACAGACGCTCTCCGACCGCCATTTTCTGAAGAAACTCTGGGCTAAGGATCCGAGTCTGTGGTCGAACGATCCGGAGCACGCGGAGATCATCAAACACGCCTTGGGCTGGCTGGACGTCCCCGAACACATGATCGAAAGCGTCTCCAACCTTCAGAGTTTCGCTAAAGAGATTGCAGCCGAATTCACCGACGTCGTCGTGCTCGGCATGGGCGGCAGCTCGCTCGCGCCGGACATCATGCGCGAAACGTTCGGCAAGGTCGAAGGCTACCCGGCGCTGCACGTGCTCGACTCGACCGACCCGCAGCAGATCCGCGAGCTCGAGGCCGCGATCACGATCGATTCAACGCTCTTTATCGTCGCCAGCAAGAGCGGCACAACTACCGAACCCGACGCCTTCTACCGGTACTTCTGCGAGCGCGTGACCAAACACGTCGGTTCCGGGAAATGCGGGCGGCGTTTCGTCGCGATTACCGACGAAGGTACGCAACTGGAAGCCGAGGCGAAGGCTCAAGGCTTCCGCGCGTGTTTCCTCAACGATGCGAACATTGGCGGCCGGTATTCCGCGCTCTCCTTCTTCGGCATGCTTCCCGCCGCGCTCGCGGGATACGACATCAACATGCTGCTCGACCGCAGCCTGGGCGCCGTACACGCCAACGACAAATCAGTTGCCTCAAAGGACGCGCCGGGCGCGCGCTTCGGCGCCGCGATCGGGGGCTTAGCAACTGCGGGCCGCAATAAGCTCACCATCGTTGCGCATCCATCGGTGCGCGCATTCGGCGCGTGGGCCGAGCAACTTATCGCCGAATCAACCGGCAAGATGGGCAAAGGCATTCTGCCGGTTGAGGGAGAGCCGCTCGGATCGCCGCAGGATTACGGAAACGATCGCGTCTTCGTGTACGTCGGCGCGAGTTTGCCCGACCAGCCCGCCGAGATCGAAAACAAACTGCGGGCGCTAGAAAGCGCGGGTCATCCGGTTATCCGCCTTGCGATGAACGACACCTACGATGTCGGCGAACAGTTCTACTTGTGGGAGATTGCAACGGCGGCCGCCGGTTCGATACTGCAGATCGACGCGTTCGATCAGCCCAACGTGCAAGAGTCCAAAGATAACACCAAGGCGCTCCTCAAACAGTTTGCAGCTTCAGGCAAATTCGACGAGCCAACTCCGGCAGTTTCAACCGAAACGATGGATATCTCGTTCCTCTCCGGCAGCGAGAGTATTCACGCGCACGATCCCGCGGCTGCACTGGCGGGAGTCTTCGGCCAAGTCGGAGCCGGCGACTACGTCGCGTTCTGCGCTTATATCGCGCGCGATGCGAAACATGCGCAGCTGCTCGAAGAGATGCGTCTCAAAGTCCGCGACGCGCGCAAGTGCGCGACCACCGTCGGCTTTGGACCGCGCTTTCTCCATTCGACGGGCCAGGAGCACAAAGGCGGTCCGCCGACCGGCGTCTTCGTGCAGATTACCGCCGACTCGCCCGACGACATGCCGATTCCCGGCATGGGCGTGAGCTTCCGGACGCTTATCGCCGCGCAAGCACTCGGCGACCTGCAGTCGCTCGACAAACGTAACCGCCGAGGCGCTCGCATTCATCTAAAAGGCGACGTGGACAAAGGCCTCGAGACACTCAACGGCCTCATTGATGATGCACTGACGGCCAAGACTTGA
- the gnd gene encoding decarboxylating 6-phosphogluconate dehydrogenase — MQLAMVGLGRMGANMTTRLIEGGHSVIAYDRSPDAVKQSVSGGATGASSLADLATKFSQTPRVVWLMVPSGKPTDDTIDELLGLLTSGDVIIDGGNTNYKDGLDAYERCKAKGISLVDAGTSGGVWGLKEGYCLMVGGDSAAVTYCKPIFLTLAPKGGYAHVGPPGAGHFSKMVHNGIEYGLLQAYGEGFEILKKSQFPFDLLQLAEIWRYGSVVRSWLLDLAVLAFKEDPGLEKIRGWVDDTGEGRWTVQAALDENVPAPVITLSLLARFYSREDESYSAKVIAALRNQFGGHAVKSEKP; from the coding sequence ATGCAGCTAGCGATGGTCGGGCTTGGGCGCATGGGCGCGAATATGACGACGCGCCTCATCGAGGGCGGGCATTCGGTTATCGCGTACGATCGCAGCCCGGATGCCGTCAAGCAAAGCGTAAGCGGCGGCGCGACCGGCGCGAGCTCGCTGGCAGACCTCGCTACGAAGTTTTCGCAAACGCCGCGAGTCGTGTGGCTCATGGTGCCGTCCGGAAAACCCACGGACGACACGATCGACGAGCTCTTGGGGCTGTTGACATCCGGCGACGTAATCATCGACGGCGGAAACACGAACTACAAAGATGGCTTGGACGCGTACGAACGCTGCAAGGCCAAAGGCATCTCGCTGGTCGACGCGGGAACGAGCGGCGGCGTCTGGGGATTGAAGGAAGGCTACTGCTTAATGGTCGGCGGCGATTCGGCCGCCGTCACGTACTGCAAGCCGATCTTTCTAACGCTTGCGCCGAAAGGCGGATATGCGCACGTCGGCCCTCCCGGCGCCGGACACTTTTCGAAGATGGTGCACAACGGCATCGAGTACGGCTTGCTGCAAGCGTACGGTGAAGGTTTTGAAATCCTCAAGAAATCGCAATTTCCGTTTGACTTGCTGCAGCTCGCCGAAATCTGGCGGTACGGCAGCGTGGTTCGCTCGTGGCTGCTTGACCTGGCCGTGCTTGCGTTCAAAGAGGACCCGGGGCTCGAAAAGATCCGCGGCTGGGTGGACGACACCGGCGAAGGACGCTGGACGGTGCAAGCCGCGCTCGACGAGAACGTTCCGGCGCCCGTTATCACGCTCTCACTGTTGGCGCGGTTTTATTCGCGCGAAGACGAGTCGTACAGCGCCAAAGTGATCGCCGCGTTACGCAACCAGTTCGGTGGTCACGCGGTCAAGTCCGAGAAACCCTGA
- the zwf gene encoding glucose-6-phosphate dehydrogenase: protein MVSAISPPKTDGAAHVALNPLREGIESNRIADPCTIVFFGASGDLFKRMLMPAVYSLKLKDILPMNFGLIGFARTPYKDEQFREYCKQAVVDSLQPDDAIKDSLWNDLAQHIGYITADFNNTKHFTDLKKRLGKEEKGFGASNRLFYLATPPSVFPNIIEQLQRAGLDPASNSSGWTRIIVEKPFGTDLASARALQTEVEKVFNEKQVYRIDHYLGKETVQDIMALRFANTIFEPIWSRNYVQSVQITAAETLGVEKRGAYYDNAGALRDMIQNHVLNLLALVAMEPPASSDADAIRNEKYKVFSAIEPPAPGDVDAMSVRGQYGAGTIAGEQVAAYRSEPDVSPDSNTETYAALRLYINSWRWAGVPFFLRSGKRLARKVSEIAIIFNPIPHRLFGEKSDTIEQNVLVIKIQPDEGVSIRFNAKVPGQKNHIRSVTMDFNYGTGFGVKSAPAYERLLADAMRGDATLFTRWDAVQRAWEIVMPILDDWQTTKDSNFPNYPAGSDGPDAARTLNPGWRTL from the coding sequence GTGGTGAGCGCCATTTCGCCGCCTAAGACCGATGGCGCCGCTCATGTAGCGCTCAATCCGTTGCGCGAAGGTATCGAAAGCAATCGAATAGCCGACCCGTGTACGATCGTCTTCTTCGGCGCCAGCGGCGACTTGTTCAAGCGGATGCTGATGCCCGCCGTCTACAGCCTGAAGCTGAAGGACATCTTGCCCATGAACTTCGGTTTGATCGGCTTTGCGCGAACGCCGTACAAGGACGAACAATTTCGCGAGTACTGCAAGCAGGCCGTGGTGGATTCGCTACAGCCGGACGACGCGATCAAAGATTCGCTTTGGAACGACCTGGCGCAGCACATCGGCTACATCACGGCTGATTTCAATAATACGAAACACTTCACCGACCTCAAGAAGCGTTTGGGAAAGGAAGAAAAAGGGTTCGGAGCCAGCAACCGGCTTTTTTACCTTGCGACTCCGCCGTCCGTCTTTCCGAACATCATCGAGCAGCTGCAGCGAGCCGGTTTAGACCCCGCAAGCAATTCATCCGGTTGGACACGCATCATCGTCGAGAAACCGTTCGGCACGGACCTGGCCTCGGCGCGCGCCCTGCAAACCGAAGTCGAAAAAGTGTTCAACGAAAAACAGGTCTACCGGATCGACCACTATCTGGGCAAGGAAACCGTCCAGGATATTATGGCGCTGCGCTTCGCGAACACGATCTTCGAGCCGATTTGGAGCCGCAATTACGTGCAGTCGGTTCAAATAACCGCTGCCGAGACCCTCGGTGTGGAAAAACGGGGCGCGTATTACGACAATGCCGGCGCGCTGCGCGACATGATTCAGAATCACGTCCTCAACCTGCTGGCGCTCGTCGCGATGGAGCCGCCCGCCAGCTCGGATGCAGACGCCATCCGCAACGAAAAATACAAGGTCTTCTCCGCCATAGAACCGCCCGCGCCGGGTGACGTGGACGCGATGTCCGTGCGCGGGCAGTATGGAGCCGGAACGATCGCGGGCGAGCAAGTCGCGGCGTACCGCTCCGAGCCCGACGTCAGTCCGGATTCGAATACGGAGACGTACGCTGCGTTACGGCTGTACATCAACAGCTGGCGCTGGGCGGGCGTGCCGTTCTTCTTACGCAGCGGCAAGCGCCTCGCGCGCAAGGTCTCGGAGATTGCGATCATCTTCAACCCGATTCCGCACCGGCTGTTCGGCGAAAAGAGCGATACCATCGAGCAAAACGTGCTCGTGATCAAGATCCAACCCGACGAAGGCGTCTCGATCCGCTTCAACGCGAAGGTGCCCGGACAGAAAAATCACATCCGTAGCGTCACAATGGATTTCAACTATGGGACAGGTTTCGGCGTAAAATCGGCGCCCGCGTACGAGCGGCTGCTGGCCGACGCGATGCGCGGCGACGCAACGCTCTTCACGCGCTGGGACGCGGTCCAGCGCGCCTGGGAGATCGTCATGCCGATTCTGGACGATTGGCAGACGACTAAGGATTCCAATTTCCCGAACTATCCCGCCGGCAGCGACGGCCCCGACGCCGCGCGCACGCTTAACCCGGGATGGCGCACGCTGTGA
- a CDS encoding glucose-6-phosphate dehydrogenase assembly protein OpcA, with the protein MSAINTAELLDSLTEQRRDRPGVSTTTLNLIAFVDDAAAPARLLDRVRTFAHKHPCRAIVLDGTRSGERRVNATSTEDGDTVITQSEEIMLGVAALEADELHSIVHDLLIPDVECALLWAGRKLRDPRFDALASLGRTIVVDSSRTTDAREALHGVAQLGESTDRRFRDLAYLRLLPWQDMIAQFFDDADLAQELPAITRVEIDSGSEPEAYYFAGWLASRLGWKPCGRNELCNAAGETITVGIEKRGDPRRVLRVALSSKHSVFCAELDPDAPDLVCLTVTGKPGRDRRCAPLHDVDSVSLMEQAVLVPSVDPVFAEALGMARAILDSV; encoded by the coding sequence GTGAGCGCCATAAATACGGCCGAACTGCTCGATTCGCTGACCGAACAGCGCCGCGATCGTCCAGGCGTTTCGACGACGACACTCAACCTGATTGCGTTCGTGGACGACGCTGCAGCGCCGGCGCGCCTGCTGGACCGGGTGCGCACGTTTGCGCACAAACATCCGTGCCGGGCGATCGTGCTGGACGGGACGCGGAGCGGCGAGCGCCGCGTCAACGCAACGAGCACCGAAGACGGCGATACCGTCATCACGCAGTCCGAGGAGATCATGCTCGGCGTCGCTGCGCTCGAAGCAGACGAACTGCACTCCATCGTACACGACTTGCTCATACCCGACGTGGAGTGCGCGCTCTTGTGGGCGGGGCGCAAGCTGCGTGATCCGCGCTTCGATGCTCTGGCATCGCTGGGACGCACGATCGTCGTTGACAGCTCGCGCACCACCGACGCGCGCGAAGCACTGCATGGCGTCGCGCAGCTCGGCGAGTCCACCGATCGGCGCTTTCGCGATCTCGCGTATCTGCGTCTGTTGCCCTGGCAAGACATGATTGCGCAATTCTTCGACGATGCGGACCTGGCGCAGGAGCTACCGGCAATTACGCGCGTCGAAATCGACAGCGGCTCGGAACCGGAGGCGTACTACTTCGCAGGCTGGCTCGCGAGCCGTCTTGGGTGGAAGCCGTGCGGGCGCAACGAGTTGTGCAATGCCGCAGGCGAAACGATTACGGTCGGCATCGAGAAACGCGGCGATCCGCGGCGCGTGCTGCGGGTTGCGCTAAGCAGTAAACACAGCGTCTTCTGCGCCGAACTCGATCCCGACGCGCCGGATTTAGTTTGCCTGACCGTGACCGGCAAGCCGGGGCGCGACCGGCGCTGCGCGCCGCTCCACGACGTCGATTCGGTTTCGCTGATGGAGCAGGCTGTACTCGTTCCGAGCGTCGATCCGGTTTTTGCCGAAGCGCTCGGCATGGCTCGCGCGATCCTCGACAGCGTGTGA
- the pgl gene encoding 6-phosphogluconolactonase: protein MSERNCGELRIYETPGDLEKALADLVVTDAKEAIRERGAFYVALAGGRTPQAAYALLAANGRRDAIDWQHVFIYFGDERCVPPESDDSNYKMASDALLSMVPVPPQNVHRMHGEDDPARAARAYAQALVETMGESPRFDLILLGMGADGHTASLFPQADPGTDDDQLVRAVYVEKLGGYRLTLTPRVINNARHVAIALVGSEKAPILRVVREGPYDPVNYPVQIVSPVDGTLTWLVDRSAAAPLTGSG from the coding sequence GTGAGCGAGCGTAACTGCGGCGAGCTCCGCATTTACGAAACACCCGGCGACCTGGAAAAGGCGCTGGCCGATCTGGTTGTCACTGATGCGAAAGAGGCGATCCGCGAGCGCGGAGCGTTCTACGTTGCGCTTGCGGGCGGACGGACTCCGCAAGCCGCTTATGCGTTGTTGGCCGCAAACGGCCGCCGCGACGCGATCGACTGGCAACACGTCTTCATCTATTTCGGCGACGAGCGCTGCGTGCCGCCGGAGAGCGACGATTCCAATTACAAAATGGCATCCGACGCGTTGCTCTCAATGGTTCCGGTTCCACCGCAAAACGTCCACCGCATGCATGGCGAGGACGATCCTGCGCGCGCCGCGCGAGCGTACGCGCAGGCGCTCGTCGAGACGATGGGCGAATCGCCGCGGTTCGATCTCATACTCCTGGGCATGGGCGCGGACGGCCACACGGCTTCGCTTTTTCCGCAAGCCGATCCGGGCACCGATGACGACCAGCTCGTCCGAGCGGTGTACGTAGAAAAGCTTGGCGGCTACCGGCTGACGCTAACGCCGCGCGTCATCAATAACGCGCGTCACGTCGCGATCGCGTTGGTGGGTTCGGAGAAAGCGCCGATACTTCGCGTGGTGCGCGAGGGGCCATACGATCCGGTGAATTACCCGGTGCAGATCGTCTCGCCGGTCGACGGCACACTTACATGGCTGGTCGACAGATCCGCTGCCGCCCCTTTGACAGGTTCAGGGTGA